ATTCGGTTTCCCGGAAAAAGAACACGACACCGAAACGTGCATCATCGTCATCGTGATCGAAAAGACGGCCGCCGGGATCATCGTTGACGCCGTCTTGGAGGTCTTGGACATCGAATCGGACAGTCTCGACCCGGCGCCATCCATCGGCGAGACGGATTCGAATCAGTTCGTAACCGGACTGGCAAAAATCCATGACCGCCTCATCATCCTTCTCGATCCCGCAAAAATCCTCTCGCCAACGGAAAAAGAGATCGTGGAGTCCGC
The sequence above is drawn from the bacterium genome and encodes:
- a CDS encoding chemotaxis protein CheW — protein: MENGTATKISQRGGKFLTFRLRDEEYAIDILTVREIIGVQPITEIPQAPGFLKGVINLRGRIIPIVDMRTKFGFPEKEHDTETCIIVIVIEKTAAGIIVDAVLEVLDIESDSLDPAPSIGETDSNQFVTGLAKIHDRLIILLDPAKILSPTEKEIVESAAE